One Mycobacteroides salmoniphilum DNA segment encodes these proteins:
- a CDS encoding nuclear transport factor 2 family protein yields the protein MSSASVVVGLWVALSERNWAAVTAFLDDDCIYLDMPVGPTAAACGPENIVKRLKIGLEPLKDYVHHDGLIVANGEDVMYEHSETWIWNTGESALLRFASVLKVVEGKITLWKDYWDMGALTNFAPASWLEDLANADMSWVYDATGQV from the coding sequence ATGTCATCAGCGTCGGTGGTTGTCGGTCTATGGGTAGCGCTTTCGGAGAGAAACTGGGCGGCCGTCACCGCGTTTCTTGATGACGACTGCATCTATTTGGATATGCCGGTGGGACCCACCGCCGCGGCATGCGGACCGGAGAACATCGTCAAACGTCTGAAGATCGGGCTCGAACCACTGAAGGATTACGTGCACCATGACGGACTGATCGTCGCCAACGGCGAAGACGTGATGTACGAGCATTCCGAGACCTGGATCTGGAACACCGGGGAATCCGCGCTACTGCGTTTCGCTTCCGTGCTGAAGGTGGTCGAGGGAAAGATCACGCTGTGGAAGGACTATTGGGACATGGGGGCATTGACGAACTTCGCTCCTGCGTCGTGGTTGGAAGACTTGGCGAACGCGGATATGAGCTGGGTTTACGACGCGACGGGACAGGTTTGA
- a CDS encoding PPOX class F420-dependent oxidoreductase produces MNAVQQFDPHALIADSRIGILATIKSNGLPQLSPVTPFYDRGKGVIYVSMTDGRAKTVNLRRDPRAALEVTSSDGWAWATAEGDVSLTGPGTDPRGPEVEALVDYYRGAAGEHPDWEEYRAVMVADRRVLMALKVGRIYGEKLR; encoded by the coding sequence ATGAATGCTGTCCAGCAGTTCGATCCGCATGCGCTCATCGCCGACAGCCGCATCGGCATACTGGCGACCATCAAGTCCAACGGACTACCGCAGCTCTCCCCCGTCACCCCGTTCTACGACCGGGGCAAGGGCGTCATCTACGTCTCGATGACCGATGGCCGTGCCAAGACCGTGAATCTTCGCCGCGACCCCCGCGCAGCACTGGAGGTCACCAGCTCGGACGGATGGGCCTGGGCAACGGCCGAGGGAGACGTATCCCTGACCGGACCGGGTACCGACCCACGCGGACCCGAGGTCGAAGCGCTCGTCGACTACTACCGCGGTGCGGCCGGTGAACATCCCGACTGGGAGGAGTACCGCGCGGTCATGGTGGCGGACCGCCGCGTGCTGATGGCCCTCAAGGTCGGGCGCATATACGGCGAGAAGCTGCGCTGA
- a CDS encoding MBL fold metallo-hydrolase has product MAFGFVDHCLLVETPGSGLVLIDTGFGLDCVRNPRLLGWTRHAIGPVLREAETAVRQIEALGYDPGDVRHILLTHLDYDHTGGLADFPSATVHVHGPELRASRQPTVVDRIRYRTAQLCGHGVNWQINELDGGEPWFGFGAVRDLDGLPPEILVVPLYGHTRGHVGVAIDTGTGWLLHAGDAYTEPHALGTGPLTTASRAMHMITAHPSHPRAQLQNMRRLTELVTDHAEEVTVFSSHDSAAFTRLASAVV; this is encoded by the coding sequence ATGGCATTCGGGTTCGTGGACCACTGCCTGCTGGTGGAGACGCCGGGTTCGGGGCTGGTGCTCATCGATACCGGTTTCGGTCTTGACTGCGTCCGGAATCCACGATTACTCGGGTGGACGCGGCACGCCATCGGACCCGTTCTGCGGGAGGCTGAGACGGCGGTGCGACAGATCGAGGCACTCGGATATGACCCGGGCGATGTGCGGCATATCCTGCTCACCCATCTGGACTACGACCATACGGGTGGCCTCGCGGATTTTCCGTCGGCAACCGTGCACGTGCACGGACCCGAACTTCGGGCCAGTCGGCAGCCAACCGTCGTCGATCGAATCCGTTATCGCACTGCACAATTGTGCGGCCACGGAGTCAATTGGCAGATCAACGAGCTCGATGGTGGCGAGCCATGGTTCGGCTTTGGGGCCGTCCGCGACCTCGATGGGCTACCGCCGGAGATCTTGGTGGTGCCGCTCTACGGCCATACCCGGGGCCACGTCGGCGTCGCCATCGACACTGGAACTGGCTGGCTGCTGCATGCCGGCGACGCCTACACGGAGCCGCACGCGCTCGGTACCGGCCCATTGACCACCGCGAGCAGGGCAATGCACATGATCACCGCCCATCCGAGTCACCCACGTGCTCAACTGCAGAACATGCGGCGTCTCACGGAGCTCGTCACCGATCATGCCGAGGAAGTCACGGTGTTCAGCAGCCACGACAGCGCCGCGTTCACGCGGCTTGCGTCAGCGGTTGTGTGA
- a CDS encoding TetR/AcrR family transcriptional regulator, with protein MARPSIGRQQLIDAARDELVRGNGVMDLSGLTRRAGLSTGALYHHFGSKSGLLAVIYDEFYEGLVHAIADTHLALDTDWRVHELDRTRRFVDYHVADPLAPILLNRAALDPQLAELEATYLQRISHNAAKNIRRGQKLGQLPADIDPDSAGAFIIGGIRYGIAQQLRLTPLPAPGEITERLWRLISAALGAD; from the coding sequence GTGGCACGCCCCTCAATCGGACGTCAACAGCTCATCGACGCCGCCCGTGACGAACTCGTCCGCGGCAACGGAGTCATGGATCTCAGCGGATTAACCCGCCGTGCCGGACTCAGCACCGGCGCCCTCTACCATCACTTCGGATCCAAAAGCGGCTTGCTCGCGGTCATTTACGACGAGTTCTACGAGGGTCTCGTCCACGCCATTGCCGACACACATCTGGCCCTGGACACCGACTGGCGTGTTCACGAGCTGGACCGCACCCGCCGATTTGTCGACTATCACGTGGCCGACCCACTGGCCCCGATCCTGCTCAACCGCGCCGCATTAGACCCCCAACTGGCCGAACTGGAGGCGACCTATCTGCAACGCATCAGCCATAACGCGGCCAAGAACATCCGGCGCGGCCAGAAGTTGGGCCAGTTGCCCGCAGACATCGACCCCGACAGCGCAGGCGCCTTCATCATCGGCGGAATTCGATACGGGATTGCGCAGCAGCTCCGCCTGACCCCACTCCCCGCACCCGGGGAGATCACCGAGCGGCTGTGGCGCCTGATCTCCGCCGCCCTGGGAGCCGACTGA
- a CDS encoding phytanoyl-CoA dioxygenase family protein, whose translation MSTEVSSLVDLGGDLAGTHRRTVSSGECVDPAVAEADLAAMRRDGYVILPDLLTTDELVDIREAVAPLLNLHGRNGFEGHTTQRVYSVLNKTRACDRIADHPRVLALLDRLFLPNYLLSMLQVINILPGEQAQMLHTDDGFYPIPRPRAGLGAATIWAIDDFTGDNGATDVIAGSHLWGDRRPKDVEREPVVMKAGSCVFFPGTLWHGGGANRSDAARLALTAQYCEPWLRPQEAFTLSMTRDTVRAVSEDIRRMLGYSIHPPFIGQVDGMHPKRLLESGDQSL comes from the coding sequence ATGAGCACGGAAGTGTCATCGTTGGTGGATTTGGGCGGCGACCTGGCCGGAACTCATCGACGGACCGTGAGTAGCGGGGAGTGTGTCGATCCTGCTGTGGCCGAGGCGGATTTGGCGGCGATGCGCCGCGACGGTTACGTGATCTTGCCGGATTTGCTGACCACTGACGAGCTGGTAGATATTCGGGAGGCCGTTGCGCCGCTGCTGAATCTGCACGGCCGAAACGGGTTTGAAGGGCATACCACTCAGCGGGTGTACAGCGTGCTGAACAAGACGCGTGCTTGTGACCGGATCGCGGATCACCCGCGGGTGCTGGCCCTGCTGGATCGGCTTTTCCTGCCGAACTATCTGTTGTCGATGTTGCAGGTAATCAACATCCTGCCGGGTGAGCAGGCACAGATGCTGCACACCGACGACGGCTTCTATCCGATTCCGCGTCCCCGCGCGGGTCTCGGTGCGGCGACGATCTGGGCGATCGACGACTTTACCGGCGACAATGGTGCCACCGATGTCATTGCAGGCAGTCATCTTTGGGGCGACAGGCGGCCAAAGGACGTCGAGCGTGAACCCGTGGTGATGAAGGCGGGTTCCTGTGTATTCTTCCCCGGCACGCTATGGCACGGCGGAGGCGCGAACCGGTCCGATGCCGCACGGCTGGCGCTGACAGCTCAGTACTGCGAGCCATGGCTGCGTCCGCAGGAGGCGTTCACCTTGTCGATGACTCGCGACACCGTGCGAGCGGTGTCCGAAGACATTCGCCGGATGCTTGGGTACAGCATTCACCCGCCGTTTATCGGCCAGGTCGACGGCATGCATCCCAAAAGGCTGCTCGAATCAGGTGACCAATCGCTGTAA
- a CDS encoding class I SAM-dependent methyltransferase translates to MTTVQRRAFNNTVTRFWSVVAKAYDWGPLQRWVYQPAQDEMLAQVRERNSRRVVDIACGTGILASRLRAELASTQVSGVDMSEGMLAQAQARSPLVNWQVAPAEHLPFDDGVLDAVLSTSAFHFFDQPAAVAEFHRVLTPGGFAAVATISPRRHRLARLHRLVSNRVPANMPTPAEMRTLFENAGFHVAVQRPVRRPITPPLVSVDWITVGVK, encoded by the coding sequence ATGACGACGGTTCAACGGCGAGCGTTTAACAACACGGTCACGCGTTTCTGGAGTGTGGTGGCCAAGGCCTATGACTGGGGTCCTCTGCAGCGGTGGGTATACCAGCCGGCGCAGGACGAGATGCTCGCCCAGGTGAGAGAACGCAATTCCCGACGTGTCGTTGACATTGCTTGCGGCACTGGAATCCTCGCGTCGCGGTTACGTGCTGAACTCGCATCGACGCAGGTATCCGGCGTTGATATGTCCGAGGGCATGCTCGCTCAGGCTCAGGCTCGTTCCCCATTGGTCAACTGGCAGGTCGCTCCCGCTGAGCATCTTCCGTTCGACGATGGCGTTCTGGACGCAGTGTTGTCCACGTCCGCCTTCCACTTCTTCGATCAGCCCGCGGCCGTCGCTGAGTTTCACCGAGTATTGACGCCGGGCGGTTTCGCGGCGGTGGCGACCATCAGCCCCCGCCGCCACCGGCTGGCACGCTTACATAGACTGGTGAGCAATCGCGTTCCCGCGAATATGCCTACTCCTGCGGAAATGCGGACACTCTTCGAGAACGCCGGGTTCCACGTCGCTGTGCAGCGCCCGGTCCGCCGCCCGATAACGCCGCCCCTGGTGTCCGTCGACTGGATCACGGTGGGAGTCAAGTGA
- a CDS encoding dienelactone hydrolase family protein, which yields MLHIPVADGTVPVLLSLPTGYTGGPLPGVIAIHDILGLHQDITRISQRIADQGYIVATPDLYHGGKVRCITRVMREVMIGEGRSFDDLAATREALVARPECTGAVGVVGFCQGGRFALLVASRGYEAVAPFYSTPLPPRIEKHLQGSCPVVASFGRRDPFGTGSGAKLQRILDRADVENDIKTYPGAGHSFANELPAQPFLRLAGFAFHEEAATDSWERVFAFFGKHLASADRRR from the coding sequence ATGTTGCACATCCCGGTTGCTGACGGCACCGTGCCCGTATTGCTCTCCCTGCCAACCGGATACACCGGCGGCCCATTGCCTGGCGTAATTGCCATTCACGACATCCTGGGTCTGCACCAAGACATCACCCGAATCTCTCAACGCATAGCGGACCAGGGCTACATCGTGGCGACCCCTGACCTCTACCACGGCGGCAAGGTGCGCTGCATTACCCGGGTGATGCGCGAGGTCATGATCGGCGAGGGCCGCAGTTTCGATGATCTGGCCGCGACTCGTGAGGCTTTGGTCGCGCGACCGGAGTGCACGGGAGCCGTTGGCGTTGTCGGCTTCTGTCAGGGCGGCCGGTTTGCCCTGCTCGTCGCCTCGCGGGGATACGAGGCAGTGGCGCCGTTCTACAGCACACCGCTACCACCCCGTATAGAGAAACACCTACAAGGCAGCTGTCCGGTGGTCGCCAGCTTCGGACGTCGCGACCCGTTCGGCACCGGTTCGGGCGCAAAGTTGCAGCGGATCCTGGACCGCGCCGACGTGGAAAACGATATCAAGACCTATCCGGGAGCAGGCCATTCCTTCGCCAATGAGCTTCCCGCACAACCATTTCTTCGACTCGCCGGCTTTGCGTTCCACGAGGAGGCCGCCACGGACTCCTGGGAACGGGTCTTCGCGTTCTTCGGTAAGCACCTCGCTAGTGCTGATAGACGTCGTTGA
- a CDS encoding polysaccharide deacetylase family protein, with translation MFDRRRFLTLLAAAAAAGASVIESAVVVADPGTSAGASSSGLTRVPLPGGGALTALPARTDGQRLLALTLDDGTDTNVIAAYTQLARDTGIRLTYFVNGVNAGWTQNAPLLRPLVDSGQIQLGNHTWSHPNLTTLTAEQIADELTRNTKFLTNTYGVNPAPFFRPPYGKHNAATDSVTQGLGYGPPVLWYGSLSDSGVVTPQYIVDMARKYFNPQAIVIGHLNHPPVTTVYHQMLDVIGERQLRTVTLNDVYQH, from the coding sequence GTGTTCGATCGTCGTCGGTTTTTGACTTTGTTGGCAGCCGCTGCCGCAGCGGGCGCTTCTGTCATCGAATCAGCCGTCGTGGTGGCAGACCCCGGCACCTCAGCCGGAGCCTCCAGCAGCGGGCTGACGCGGGTGCCATTGCCCGGCGGCGGTGCGTTGACCGCTCTGCCGGCCCGCACCGACGGCCAGCGGTTACTCGCCCTGACCCTTGACGATGGCACCGATACGAACGTCATCGCCGCGTACACCCAGCTGGCACGTGATACCGGAATCCGCCTGACCTACTTCGTCAACGGCGTGAACGCGGGATGGACGCAGAACGCCCCACTTCTTCGCCCGCTCGTCGACAGCGGGCAGATCCAGCTCGGCAATCACACGTGGTCTCATCCGAATCTCACAACACTGACCGCCGAGCAGATCGCGGACGAGCTGACCCGCAATACCAAGTTCTTGACCAACACCTACGGAGTCAACCCAGCGCCATTCTTCCGCCCACCCTACGGAAAGCACAACGCCGCAACCGATTCGGTTACTCAGGGGCTCGGCTACGGACCCCCGGTGCTTTGGTACGGGTCATTGTCGGACTCCGGAGTTGTCACTCCGCAATACATCGTGGACATGGCCCGTAAGTACTTCAATCCCCAGGCGATCGTCATCGGCCACCTCAACCACCCGCCGGTAACCACCGTCTATCACCAGATGCTCGACGTCATCGGGGAACGGCAGTTGCGCACAGTGACACTCAACGACGTCTATCAGCACTAG
- a CDS encoding DUF2127 domain-containing protein yields MIDFALRSCGLRGHATFAPDEQPLRDRLRVATPAGEAWRCLRCETFVVGAARYRGPADTAPEIPRGRLLRDRTLMRLLAVERVFRGLVIMLLAAGVMKVRGSREHLQQVFERDLPLIRPLANQIGWNPDDSKIVRHIGDAFSLSSSTLMWVAVGLAAYAAIEFIEAFGLWLMKRWGEYFAVIATSIFLPLEIYEVIEKQTVLRVLAIVVNVAAVVWLLWSKRLFGLNGGGEAYEKEHRAESLLSVERAALAENLH; encoded by the coding sequence GTGATCGATTTTGCGCTGAGATCGTGTGGCCTACGGGGGCATGCGACATTCGCTCCCGATGAACAGCCCCTTCGGGACCGCCTGAGAGTCGCGACGCCCGCGGGGGAAGCCTGGCGTTGCTTGCGGTGCGAGACGTTTGTCGTCGGTGCCGCACGGTATCGAGGACCGGCCGACACCGCACCAGAAATTCCGCGCGGACGGCTCCTACGCGATCGGACCTTGATGCGCCTATTGGCCGTCGAGCGGGTGTTCCGGGGTCTGGTCATCATGCTGCTGGCCGCCGGGGTCATGAAGGTCCGTGGTTCACGCGAACATCTCCAGCAGGTCTTCGAGCGGGACCTGCCGCTGATTCGCCCGCTGGCCAACCAGATCGGATGGAATCCGGACGATTCCAAGATCGTGCGCCACATCGGTGACGCGTTCTCGCTGTCGTCCTCCACACTGATGTGGGTGGCAGTGGGATTGGCGGCGTATGCCGCGATCGAGTTCATCGAGGCCTTCGGTCTGTGGCTGATGAAGCGCTGGGGTGAGTACTTCGCCGTCATCGCGACGAGCATCTTTCTGCCGCTGGAGATTTACGAGGTTATTGAGAAGCAGACGGTGCTTCGGGTCCTTGCCATCGTGGTGAATGTCGCAGCGGTGGTCTGGCTGCTGTGGAGCAAGAGATTGTTCGGGCTCAACGGCGGCGGAGAGGCGTACGAGAAGGAGCATCGCGCCGAAAGTCTGCTGAGTGTCGAGCGGGCGGCGTTGGCAGAGAATCTGCACTAG